From Coffea arabica cultivar ET-39 chromosome 10e, Coffea Arabica ET-39 HiFi, whole genome shotgun sequence, one genomic window encodes:
- the LOC113712373 gene encoding uncharacterized protein isoform X1 has product MGRVGSDGEAELRLSSRNSTSNKGFKFPKKFMKGDCTTVCNFSVPRKLRSAMKKRSRESVSPPLPVCKKLTRVAGGVELLTKDGSTKYKLKMKQSLAHGCVADGTQGPVTKDEEEVAEALYALAGVFSNTVKTDKAGSAVQELGINSSNLTKAESLLTPIDDMAVGKVEEEVKAVSYGDEAPNHSSNPEHSAGESIILHWQNGTSQPDILVGKQTTIEVGSDIPEVNLPLTTFESDKQQTIQKTCDSVVSEDWSELSKTRSKLPNLNKSLASVKCPTTVLAPIAAACGQAEVQHTIKETRNNGSSLRPDLPSITSCDTQELGIPLQPHIANHPAWFESTSCSAQSPKLSSSVLAKKDAQVSIHSKNPWKRCIAHVYISRFIKVLQITERKNRSIMLSSELRTNEAPKQVARIPVANLNEGKNGMTGVVSSDSFRRAATEKYATEVRNAVHLHKRLIQDQQQAPYEVYNAQKQSLDCLSLLPGSGQLEISNGINRAGNGREISTQLPFPGLLSQNQPSIPFPVPQNCYSSPSFSSHPSVAMGQKFQVPPNVGSTSYGATLMDATLSSIRQLEEQQQKRASLLMTRYKSGVAPPVIPNKQTEGPDIPPVFQHVQTLFSPSLSSVEVLGARYAPVLQRQLLSATSLLPSSTVKEQYHHLPSVHEANVGGVRSDNVPLRIICNQYI; this is encoded by the exons ATGGGGCGTGTGGGGTCGGACGGTGAAGCTGAGCTTCGTCTTAGCAGCAGAAATAGTACTTCCAATAAAGGATTTAAGTTTCCCAAAAAG TTTATGAAAGGTGACTGCACTACTGTTTGTAATTTCTCTGTTCCCAGGAAGTTGCGATCAG CCATGAAGAAGAGAAGTCGTGAATCAGTTTCTCCACCATTGCCAGTTTGCAAGAAGCTGACTCGTGTAGCCGGTGGAGTTGAATTACTAACAAAAGATGGTTCCACGAAATACAAGCTGAAAATG AAACAGAGTCTAGCTCATGGCTGTGTTGCAGATGGGACCCAAGGGCCTGTCACCAAGGATGAGGAAGAAGTGGCGGAGGCCTTATATGCTTTGGCAGGAGTCTTCTCTAACACTGTCAAGACAGATAAGGCTGGATCCGCTGTTCAAGAATTGGGAATAAATTCTTCCAACTTAACAAAAGCTGAGAGTCTGTTAACTCCAATTGATG ACATGGCAGTGGGGAAGGTGGAAGAGGAGGTTAAGGCAGTAAGTTATGGAGATGAGGCACCTAATCATTCGTCAAATCCAGAACACTCAGCTGGAGAATCTATCATACTTCATTGGCAAAATGGCACTTCACAGCCTGATATCTTGGTTGGCAAGCAGACAACCATTGAAGTGGGTAGTGATATTCCTGAAGTAAATCTTCCCTTGACAACTTTCGAATCTGATAAACAACAAACCATCCAAAAAACATGTGACTCTGTTGTTTCTGAGGATTGGAGTGAGTTGAGCAAGACAAG GTCAAAATTGCCAAATCTTAATAAAAGCCTAGCAAGCGTCAAGTGTCCAACAACTGTATTGGCACCG ATTGCAGCTGCTTGTGGCCAAGCTGAGGTACAACATACCATCAAGGAAACCAGAAATAATG GTTCCTCATTGAGGCCAGATTTGCCTTCAATAACATCATGTGACACTCAGGAGCTGGGAATTCCCTTGCA GCCACATATTGCTAATCATCCTGCTTGGTTTGAAAGTACTAGTTGCTCTGCACAGTCTCCAAAATTGAGTAGTAGTGTCCTAGCTAAAAAG GATGCTCAAGTTTCCATTCATTCAAAGAATCCATGGAAGAGATGTATAGCTCATGTTTATATTAGTCGATTCATTAAGGTCCTCCAAATCACTGAAAGAAAAAACAGATCAATAATGCTTTCTTCGGAACTCAGAACAAATGAAGCACCAAAGCAAGTGGCGCGTATACCTGTTGCTAACCTAAATGAGGGGAAGAACGGTATGACTGGAGTTGTTAGTTCTGACAGTTTCAGACGCGCTGCTACTGAGAAATATGCAACTGAAGTGAGAAATGCTGTTCATTTGCACAAGAGACTCATTCAAGATCAGCAGCAGGCTCCATATGAGGTCTACAATGCACAGAAGCAG AGCTTAGATTGCTTATCTTTGCTGCCTGGAAGTGGTCAGTTGGAAATTAGTAATGGCATTAATAGAGCAGGAAATGGTCGGGAAATCTCAACACAGCTTCCTTTTCCTGGCCTGCTCTCCCAGAATCAACCATCCATTCCTTTTCCAGTGCCCCAAAATTGTTACTCGTCTCCATCTTTCTCTAGTCATCCTTCAGTAGCCATGGGGCAGAAG TTCCAGGTGCCCCCGAATGTTGGCAGCACATCTTATGGTGCTACCCTTATGGATGCTACTCTCTCGTCAATACGGCAGCTAGAGGAGCAACAACAAAAGCGCGCTTCGCTGTTAATGACTCGTTACAAGTCCGGAGTTGCCCCGCCAGTTATACCAAACAAGCAAACTGAAGGGCCAGACATTCCTCCCGTGTTTCAGCATGTACAAACCCTTTTCTCACCTTCCCTATCTTCTGTAGAAGTACTCGGCGCCAGATATGCTCCAGTCTTGCAACGGCAGCTTCTGTCTGCTACTTCACTGTTGCCTTCTTCAACTGTGAAAGAACAATATCATCATCTCCCTTCTGTCCATGAAGCAAATGTAGGTGGAGTACGATCTGACAATGTACCCTTGCGGATAATCTGCAATCAGTATATTTAA
- the LOC113712373 gene encoding uncharacterized protein isoform X2 yields the protein MGRVGSDGEAELRLSSRNSTSNKGFKFPKKFMKGDCTTVCNFSVPRKLRSAMKKRSRESVSPPLPVCKKLTRVAGGVELLTKDGSTKYKLKMKQSLAHGCVADGTQGPVTKDEEEVAEALYALAGVFSNTVKTDKAGSAVQELGINSSNLTKAESLLTPIDVGKVEEEVKAVSYGDEAPNHSSNPEHSAGESIILHWQNGTSQPDILVGKQTTIEVGSDIPEVNLPLTTFESDKQQTIQKTCDSVVSEDWSELSKTRSKLPNLNKSLASVKCPTTVLAPIAAACGQAEVQHTIKETRNNGSSLRPDLPSITSCDTQELGIPLQPHIANHPAWFESTSCSAQSPKLSSSVLAKKDAQVSIHSKNPWKRCIAHVYISRFIKVLQITERKNRSIMLSSELRTNEAPKQVARIPVANLNEGKNGMTGVVSSDSFRRAATEKYATEVRNAVHLHKRLIQDQQQAPYEVYNAQKQSLDCLSLLPGSGQLEISNGINRAGNGREISTQLPFPGLLSQNQPSIPFPVPQNCYSSPSFSSHPSVAMGQKFQVPPNVGSTSYGATLMDATLSSIRQLEEQQQKRASLLMTRYKSGVAPPVIPNKQTEGPDIPPVFQHVQTLFSPSLSSVEVLGARYAPVLQRQLLSATSLLPSSTVKEQYHHLPSVHEANVGGVRSDNVPLRIICNQYI from the exons ATGGGGCGTGTGGGGTCGGACGGTGAAGCTGAGCTTCGTCTTAGCAGCAGAAATAGTACTTCCAATAAAGGATTTAAGTTTCCCAAAAAG TTTATGAAAGGTGACTGCACTACTGTTTGTAATTTCTCTGTTCCCAGGAAGTTGCGATCAG CCATGAAGAAGAGAAGTCGTGAATCAGTTTCTCCACCATTGCCAGTTTGCAAGAAGCTGACTCGTGTAGCCGGTGGAGTTGAATTACTAACAAAAGATGGTTCCACGAAATACAAGCTGAAAATG AAACAGAGTCTAGCTCATGGCTGTGTTGCAGATGGGACCCAAGGGCCTGTCACCAAGGATGAGGAAGAAGTGGCGGAGGCCTTATATGCTTTGGCAGGAGTCTTCTCTAACACTGTCAAGACAGATAAGGCTGGATCCGCTGTTCAAGAATTGGGAATAAATTCTTCCAACTTAACAAAAGCTGAGAGTCTGTTAACTCCAATTGATG TGGGGAAGGTGGAAGAGGAGGTTAAGGCAGTAAGTTATGGAGATGAGGCACCTAATCATTCGTCAAATCCAGAACACTCAGCTGGAGAATCTATCATACTTCATTGGCAAAATGGCACTTCACAGCCTGATATCTTGGTTGGCAAGCAGACAACCATTGAAGTGGGTAGTGATATTCCTGAAGTAAATCTTCCCTTGACAACTTTCGAATCTGATAAACAACAAACCATCCAAAAAACATGTGACTCTGTTGTTTCTGAGGATTGGAGTGAGTTGAGCAAGACAAG GTCAAAATTGCCAAATCTTAATAAAAGCCTAGCAAGCGTCAAGTGTCCAACAACTGTATTGGCACCG ATTGCAGCTGCTTGTGGCCAAGCTGAGGTACAACATACCATCAAGGAAACCAGAAATAATG GTTCCTCATTGAGGCCAGATTTGCCTTCAATAACATCATGTGACACTCAGGAGCTGGGAATTCCCTTGCA GCCACATATTGCTAATCATCCTGCTTGGTTTGAAAGTACTAGTTGCTCTGCACAGTCTCCAAAATTGAGTAGTAGTGTCCTAGCTAAAAAG GATGCTCAAGTTTCCATTCATTCAAAGAATCCATGGAAGAGATGTATAGCTCATGTTTATATTAGTCGATTCATTAAGGTCCTCCAAATCACTGAAAGAAAAAACAGATCAATAATGCTTTCTTCGGAACTCAGAACAAATGAAGCACCAAAGCAAGTGGCGCGTATACCTGTTGCTAACCTAAATGAGGGGAAGAACGGTATGACTGGAGTTGTTAGTTCTGACAGTTTCAGACGCGCTGCTACTGAGAAATATGCAACTGAAGTGAGAAATGCTGTTCATTTGCACAAGAGACTCATTCAAGATCAGCAGCAGGCTCCATATGAGGTCTACAATGCACAGAAGCAG AGCTTAGATTGCTTATCTTTGCTGCCTGGAAGTGGTCAGTTGGAAATTAGTAATGGCATTAATAGAGCAGGAAATGGTCGGGAAATCTCAACACAGCTTCCTTTTCCTGGCCTGCTCTCCCAGAATCAACCATCCATTCCTTTTCCAGTGCCCCAAAATTGTTACTCGTCTCCATCTTTCTCTAGTCATCCTTCAGTAGCCATGGGGCAGAAG TTCCAGGTGCCCCCGAATGTTGGCAGCACATCTTATGGTGCTACCCTTATGGATGCTACTCTCTCGTCAATACGGCAGCTAGAGGAGCAACAACAAAAGCGCGCTTCGCTGTTAATGACTCGTTACAAGTCCGGAGTTGCCCCGCCAGTTATACCAAACAAGCAAACTGAAGGGCCAGACATTCCTCCCGTGTTTCAGCATGTACAAACCCTTTTCTCACCTTCCCTATCTTCTGTAGAAGTACTCGGCGCCAGATATGCTCCAGTCTTGCAACGGCAGCTTCTGTCTGCTACTTCACTGTTGCCTTCTTCAACTGTGAAAGAACAATATCATCATCTCCCTTCTGTCCATGAAGCAAATGTAGGTGGAGTACGATCTGACAATGTACCCTTGCGGATAATCTGCAATCAGTATATTTAA
- the LOC113712374 gene encoding AP-2 complex subunit sigma yields the protein MIRFILLQNRQGKTRLAKYYIPLEESEKHKVEYEVHRLVVNRDPKFTNFVEFRTHKVIYRRYAGLFFSLCVDITDNELAYLECIHLFVEILDHFFSNVCELDLVFNFHKVYLILDEFILAGELQETSKKAIIERMGELEKQE from the exons atg ATCCGATTCATATTGCTTCAGAACAGGCAAGGCAAGACTCGTCTTGCCAAGTACTACATTCCTCTCGAGGAATCCGAGAAGCACAAAGTCGAGTACGAG GTTCACCGTTTGGTTGTCAACAGAGATCCGAAATTCACCAACTTTGTAGAG TTCCGCACCCACAAGGTGATCTACAGGCGATATGCAGGATTGTTTTTTTCCTTGTGCGTGGATATAACAGATAATGAATTGGCTTATCTCGAGTGTATCCATTTATTTGTGGAGATACTTGATCATTTCTTCAGCAACGTATGTGAGCTAGATTTGGTCTTCAATTTTCACAAG GTATATCTCATATTAGATGAGTTCATTCTTGCCGGagaacttcaagaaacaagCAAGAAG GCTATCATAGAGCGGATGGGTGAATTGGAAAAGCAAGAGTAA